In Agromyces archimandritae, one genomic interval encodes:
- a CDS encoding peptidase gives MIDWLGFLVVLVAALVGACIVVATYSFGIRLLTLSGRTPIVSPAEFTDAITIVTPAEIKQAEKKAAKAAKKSPLSDRQKTAAFVGAIACFAVSGIAVLVGIYLIVPALHG, from the coding sequence GTGATCGACTGGCTGGGATTCCTCGTCGTGCTCGTCGCGGCCCTCGTGGGTGCGTGCATCGTCGTCGCCACCTACTCCTTCGGCATCCGGCTGCTGACCCTCTCCGGCCGCACGCCGATCGTCTCACCGGCCGAATTCACCGACGCGATCACGATCGTCACCCCGGCCGAGATCAAGCAGGCCGAGAAGAAGGCCGCGAAAGCGGCGAAGAAGTCGCCGCTCAGCGACCGGCAGAAGACCGCCGCGTTCGTCGGCGCGATCGCCTGCTTCGCCGTCTCCGGCATCGCCGTGCTCGTGGGCATCTATCTCATCGTGCCCGCACTGCACGGCTGA
- a CDS encoding inorganic phosphate transporter — protein MDLTLIVVLVIALALFFDFTNGFHDTANAMATPIATGALRPKVAVGLAAILNLIGAFLSTEVAKTISGGIIREGEGGIAIGPELIFAGLIGAIVWNMLTWLLGLPSSSSHALFGGLIGAALVGAGVGAIDFGVVLSKVILPALLAPLTAGLVAYAATKLAYAITRRYDGKPDGRSGFRYAQIFSSSLVALSHGTNDAQKTMGVITLTLIAVGMQDAGTAPQLWVVVVCAIAIALGTYMGGWRIIKTLGTGLTDVKPAQGFAAETSTAATILASSHLGFALSTTQVASGSVIGSGLGRRGSKVRWRTAGRIGIGWLMTLPAAAAVGALAALVAHLGVVGVLIDAVVGVAIILTIFIISKRNEISHRTVVSDVAHSGRAVKIKRNPKPKRKARS, from the coding sequence GTGGATCTCACCCTCATCGTCGTGCTGGTCATCGCACTGGCGCTCTTCTTCGACTTCACGAACGGCTTCCACGACACGGCGAACGCGATGGCGACGCCGATCGCGACGGGGGCCCTTCGACCGAAGGTCGCCGTCGGCCTGGCCGCGATCCTGAACCTCATCGGCGCGTTCCTGTCGACCGAGGTCGCCAAGACCATCTCGGGCGGCATCATCCGCGAGGGCGAGGGCGGCATCGCGATCGGGCCCGAGCTCATCTTCGCCGGCCTCATCGGCGCCATCGTATGGAACATGCTCACCTGGCTGCTCGGCCTGCCCTCATCGTCGAGCCATGCGCTCTTCGGCGGCCTCATCGGCGCCGCCCTCGTCGGCGCAGGCGTCGGGGCGATCGACTTCGGCGTCGTGCTCTCCAAGGTCATCCTCCCCGCCCTCCTCGCACCGCTGACGGCCGGTCTCGTCGCCTACGCCGCCACGAAGCTCGCCTACGCCATCACGCGCCGCTACGACGGCAAGCCCGACGGGCGCAGCGGCTTCCGCTACGCCCAGATCTTCTCCTCCTCGCTCGTCGCCCTCTCGCACGGCACGAACGACGCGCAGAAGACGATGGGCGTGATCACCCTCACCCTCATCGCCGTCGGCATGCAGGACGCCGGCACCGCCCCGCAGCTGTGGGTCGTCGTCGTCTGCGCGATCGCCATCGCGCTCGGCACCTACATGGGCGGCTGGCGCATCATCAAGACGCTCGGCACGGGGCTCACCGACGTCAAGCCCGCACAGGGGTTCGCGGCCGAGACGTCCACGGCCGCCACGATCCTCGCCTCCAGCCACCTCGGCTTCGCCCTCTCGACCACGCAGGTCGCCTCCGGCTCCGTCATCGGCTCGGGCCTCGGCCGTCGCGGCTCGAAAGTGCGCTGGCGGACGGCGGGGCGGATCGGCATCGGCTGGCTCATGACGCTGCCGGCCGCGGCCGCCGTCGGGGCGCTGGCCGCGCTCGTCGCCCACCTCGGCGTCGTCGGCGTCCTCATCGACGCCGTCGTGGGCGTCGCGATCATCCTGACGATCTTCATCATCTCCAAGCGCAACGAGATCTCGCACCGCACCGTCGTCAGCGACGTGGCCCACTCGGGCCGGGCGGTCAAGATCAAGCGCAACCCCAAGCCGAAGCGGAAGGCGCGCTCGTGA